From the genome of Corallococcus macrosporus DSM 14697:
CTGACCATGGACAAGGTCGCCGCCCGTGCCGGTACCAACAAGAACACCCTCTACCGCCGCTGGCCCCATCGCCTTGCGCTCGGAATCGCCGCCTACCGGCAACTCGCGAAGACGGTCCTCCCTCCCGATACCGGCACCCTGCGCGGCGATGCCCTCGAGCTGCTTCGTCGGGCGAACCGCCATTGGAGTTCCCCCCTCGGCGCGATATTGCGCGAGCTGCTGTCGGCAGCCGGTGGGGCCTCGGAGTTTCTCACTCAACTGCCCGAACAGTCCAACGATGCCGCGGCGGCCCTCTGGCTGACCCTCCTGGGGCGCGCGGTGAAGCGCGGTGAAGCGTCTCCCGAGGCACTCCATCCAAGGGTCTCCACCGTGGCCATCGTCCTGTTGCGCAATGAATTCGTCATGCGGGGAGTCCCCACCATCCCTGATGACGTCCTCGTCGAGATCATCGATGAGGTGTACCTGCCTCTTGTCCGGAAACGCGGACCGCCCCCTCGCTGACCGTCCGAGTCGCAGCGCACGGCCACTTGCGTGCGCGGGACGGCGTAGCTGATGCCTCTGCGATTTCGCCTCGCTTCGCCGACACAGGGTTTCTATGGCCTCGCGCGCACCTCGCTCACGCGCCTTGACGCGCTGCCGAACTGGACTTGGCGCACGAGTGACGCAGTGACCGGATTTTGGGTAGGCACAGGCCCGGGTGAGGGGAATCCGGGGGATTTCCCGTTCCAGGGAGTGACGGCGAATGGACGCTGTCGCCTACTGGAGCCTCCACCTTGAAATCATCCGTGCCCTTTCTCGCGCTGGCGCTCGCCAGCGCCGTCGGCCTCTTGGGCGTGACTCCCGCGCATGCCGAACTGCCCCGGACTCCCCTCCGTGGCGAGCTGGCCCGCGTCGGAGACGCGGACAGCGCTGTCATCTGGCTGGCGGGTCAGAATGGTGAGGTCGACATGGCCGTCGTCGCGAAGTACCCGCATCGCCCGCTCGTGGCGCCCCGCTTCTTCCTGAAGCACTCGGCGGAGGAGGTGTTCCTGGCCGTGGCGCCCGACTCCCAGCCCCTGCCGGAGGCCCTGAGGAGCCGCGAGAGCCTCACGCGGAGCGCCTCGCAGAGAGAGCAGCTCCGGCGGGACAACGCGGCCGAGCTCGCCACGATGCCCGAATTCGTCGCCGAGCAATCCTCCTCCCTGGCGGGAAGCTGCACGGCGCAGCAAAGAACCTGGGCTGCATCCGTCTATGGTGACCCCACGTGCGGACAGCCTCCGGCAGGCAATCCCATCTTCACCGCCACCGTGAGCGACTACTACTGCGAGGGCTGCGAGAACCCGCTCGGTAGCGAGGAGCCCAACGCATGCACGCCGGACCTTCTCCCTTGCGACAGGGTCCGCCGCGAGTCAACAAGCGTCCGTCTGCGCACCACCAGTTGGAATGGCCCGGTGACGTTCCAGCATTCGGGGCACTCCGCGCACTTCGCGGTGCATAACTGTACTGGAAACGGACCTGTGACTTTCAACTTCAGCCGCACCGGCTGGTCGGGCAGCGGCAGCGTCCAGCTCGACCCCCAGGAGATGTGGAACATCAAGGTAGGAGATTTCTCTGCCGCCAACGCAGCGAAGAAGGTGACCATGGGCCAGTG
Proteins encoded in this window:
- a CDS encoding TetR/AcrR family transcriptional regulator, producing the protein MSQSVAGQRRRRGAALEEAILRAAADELTESGYAGLTMDKVAARAGTNKNTLYRRWPHRLALGIAAYRQLAKTVLPPDTGTLRGDALELLRRANRHWSSPLGAILRELLSAAGGASEFLTQLPEQSNDAAAALWLTLLGRAVKRGEASPEALHPRVSTVAIVLLRNEFVMRGVPTIPDDVLVEIIDEVYLPLVRKRGPPPR